The following is a genomic window from Flavobacterium crassostreae.
AGAAATGGCAGATTATATTTATAATTTTACGCTGACCGGAAACAAATATTTTAACGGAAAAGTATTGCAAGTTTCTTCTACCAATCCGTAAAGCAGTTTTTAATTATGATGGAAACCCTGGCAAAATATATCCCAGAACATGCCGTAAAGCCCGTTTTTGATTTGATTGTAGCGCACCAAGTACATTTAAAAATAGTGAATGAGCGTACTACCAGACATGGCGATTATAGAAAAGGGCGTAGCGGGAAGCATGAAATTACGGTAAATTCGAGCCTTAATAAATACAAGTTTCTCATTACACTACTACATGAAATTGCTCATTTGGTGGCTTTTGAAAAATTTGGTAGGGCTATTAAACCACACGGACAGGAATGGAAATATTCTTTTCAGCATTTGATGGTTCCTTATATACGTCCCGAAATTTTTCCGAACCAGTTGTTGCCTTTGTTGGCCAAACATTTTAGAAACCCTACCGCTAGCAGCGATACGGATGCTAGGTTGTCTTTGGCTTTAAAACAGTTTGATACACAGAATGATAAAAATTTTGTTTTTGAAATTCCGGTGCATAGTGTTTTTAGGATTGCGAACGGAAAAATTTTTAAAAAAGGGGCTTTGCGGGTCAAACGATACGAATGTTTGGAGATTGGTTCTGGGCGGTTGTATTTGTTTAATCCAAATGCCGAAGTAGAGTTGTTGCCAGATCATCTAAAAAAATGAATGTACCTTGCCTAGAGCTAAAATGGATTGCGGATGTAGTATTGCAGGGCTGTGGCTTGCCGCTTACAGACCTTGTGGTGGGGCTAGAGAGTTCCGACTATGCGGCTTGCGATTTTATGGTACGGGATAAAAGTGTAAAATTTAGAGTTGCCAAAGTTACTCCTACTAAATCGGGTTTGTTTGTGGCGATTTGGAAACGCAATGCAAACAATAGTACGGCTCCTTTGGATGCTTCGGATGTTTTTGATTTTTATATGATTGCAACCAAGGTGGGAAGTTTGTTTGGGGTTTTTGTTTTTCCGAGGTCGGTGTTGTTGGATAATAAAATTATTTCTACTGCAAATAGTGTGGGCAAAAGAGGGTTTAGGGTGTATCCGCCTTGGCAGCTTGCTACCAATAAACAGGCGTTACGAACCCAGATATGGCAACAAAAATGCTTTTTGGATCTCTCTGACGCTTCGGCTTTGGACCTGAAGTTAGTGGCATCTTGGCTTGGGGCATAGTTTTGGGGGCATTGTTAGAGATACTGCAATAGGATTGTAGCCCTGATAGCAACGAAAATCCTTGTTTGCCGGGTTTCGGCAAGCAAGATTGTAGTGTATAGCAGGTGCTGTGCATTTTATTGAGCAGTAATTTTCTGCTCCAAGAGTTCGTCCTTTAAGTAGGCTTCTCTTACTTTTTTGAACAAATTAGAGGAGTATACAAAGTCTACTACGGCTTGGTTGTCTGTTTTGAAAATTTCTTCGTTGGTTCCTTCCCAGGCTTTTAGACCGTTTTTGAGAAACAATATGCGGTCTCCAATTTCCATCACGGAGTTCATGTCGTGGGTGTTGATAACGGTGGTGATGTCGTACTCTTCGGTGATTTCTTTGATGAGGTTGTCTATCAGTATGGCAGTATTGGGGTCTAATCCGGAGTTGGGTTCGTCACAGAATAGGTATTTGGGCTTGTTGACAATGGCACGGGCTATGGCTACTCGTTTTTGCATTCCTCCGGAAATTTCGGAGGGTAATTTTTGGTGTGCATCGGTTAGTGCTACTCGTTTTAGTACAAAGTCTACGCGTTCGTCTATTTTGGCTTGGTCATCGTTGGTAAACATGCGCAACGGAAAGGCTACGTTTTCGGCAACGGTCATGGAGTCAAATAGGGCGCTACCTTGAAAGACCATTCCTATCTCGGTACGCAATTCTCTTTTTTCGATGGCTTCTAATTCTGAATACACTCTGCCGTCAAAGCAAATTTGTCCAGATTCTGGAGTGTGGATCCCTAACAAACTTTTTAATAAAACGGTTTTTCCGGAACCACTTTGTCCTATAATTAGGTTGGTTTTTCCGGTTTCAAAAATAGTAGATATTCCTTTGAGAATTTTGGTACCCCCAAAGGATTTTTCGATGTTTTTTATTTCTATCATGCTCCTAGTAACAGTTGGGTTAGTATGTAATTAAAAAGGATGATGGATACGGAGGTCCATACAAAGGATACGGTACTTGCTTTTCCTACTTCGAGCGCGCCTCCCTTCATGTAATATCCATGAAAGGAAGGGATGGTTGCCAAGAGCATGGCAAAAATAAGTGTTTTTATGAAGGCGTAGGTGATATGAAACGGAATGAAATCTAGTTGTGCACCTAGGATAAAGTCATCACTGGAGGTAAATCCGCCATAAACGCCAGCAATCCAACCTCCAAAGATGCCTAAAAACATGCTGATGCCAATTACAAAGGGATACAAGCTTAGTGCTATTATTTTAGGAAAGACCAGGTAGTTTAGAGAGTTGACTCCCATTACTTCGAGGGCGTCAATTTGTTCGGTAACACGCATGGTGCCAATGCTGGAGGTTATAAAAGAACCCATTTTTCCGGCCATGATAACCGAGATAAAGGTGGGTGCAAATTCTAAAATTACGGACTGCCGTGTTGCAAAACCAATTAGGTATTTTGGTATTAACGGATTGGTAAGGTTTAGGGCAGTTTGTATGGCAACTACTCCTCCTACAAAGAAAGAGATGAAGGCAACAATACCAAGAGAATCTATTATTAGATCATCAATTTCTTTGAAGATCAATTTTTTCATTACAGACCATTTGGTTTGCTTGATAAAAATTTCTCGTAGCATTAAAAAGTAGCGACCTACTTGGGATAAATAACGAATAAGCATCATAGGTTTATGAATATGGGCTAAATTACAAATTTAGTAATTAGTAATGTAGTTAGCGGTTGATTTGCTTAAAAAAGTTTTTCTTTCATTTTTTTTAGGCGGTAGCTTCGGATAAATTTTGCTTGTTCTGGGCTGACCATTAGGGGTTTTTTGGCGGCTTTGGCTTGTAGAAAACCGTGTAGGTAATCCAAGAACAAGAGCGGCTTTTTTTTCATAAAAGACAGTTTTGCCGATGCTATGGCAGTAATTGCTAACCCGTAACCTAGGGTGTAAAAAGCTTCTCCTTGTTTGTAACGTGCGCTTTTGTTGTAGTTGGCTCCGGTGGGTTTTAGATGTTTGACTTGCAAGGAGGGATCTGTGACTACTTTCCAATTGTAAAACTTGCAGAGCAATTCGTCTACGGTATCCCAACCCATTTGGGCTTTGAGACCGCCAATTTGTTGAAAGGTCTCTTTGCGGTAGGCTTTTAATGCTCCACGGATGTGGTCTTTGTCTGTTAGGTTTTCTAGAATCCACTGGTTGTTTTTTTGGATATAACAAAAACCACCTACCATACCAATTGTGGCATCGGATTTAAAATGCTGAATAATGGTTTCAAAATACGTATCCGGAAAAATTAAATCCGCATCTGCTTTCATCATAATGTCGTATTGGTCGTCTAGAGTATCTAGGCCCGCCTGAAAAGCTTGGATGACTTTGCTTCCGGGCAAATGGATGGCGCTGGATTGCTTGTTTACGAGGCTAATAAAGGGGTGTTTTTTGGCAAAATCCAACACAACTTTTGCAGTGGTATCTGTAGAATGGTCATTGACTACTACTACTTTTTTGGGCAATACGGTTTGTCTGACCAAGGATTGCAGGGTGAGATGGATTAAATCTGCTTCGTTATGTGCGGGAATAACTACGTAGTAATTCATTTAATGTATTTTTTCGGCATAAACAATGTAGTATCTGTTGGTAAAATAACGCAATAAGGGGCGTAGTCCTACTTTTTTTACGGGATTAGTCCATTTTTGACGGTCTATAATTTTCCAACCTGTTTTTTGGAGCAACCAGTCCAGTTGCCAGTCTTCAAACTCATGATAGTGTCTGTCCCATGGATCTGTTTTGCTACGATAAGCCGCCGCAAACCATAAGCGCATGGGGATAGAAATAATGAGTTTCTTGGCTTTTATTTGGCTTAAAACCGTATATGGGTTTAATAAATGTTCAAAAATTTCTAGAGCGGTAACCACTTCTGTTGTGGTGTTAGCAACGACACTTTGGTCTAGATCCAAATCCTCTCCAGTGGTGTTTTGTACAGAATATCCTTCGTTTTTCATGATTTTTGAAAAAGGATTTTCGACACCTAAATCCAAAATACGTTCGGATTTTTGGACGTGTTTGTTTAAAAATGTTAGGGTATGTTGGAATCGTTTATTCGGAAAGGTTTTTTCGTACATTTTGTTATTATTTTATCCAAGGTATAAAGGTACAAAGATATCTTTTTTTTGAGCAGTTATTTATTTGATGGATAGATTTGCAGGCTATTTTTTGTCTTTTTTGGGTATAAAAAAACATCCGTTTGTTTTTGTGGCAAAAACAAACGGATGCAAATAGCAACTATTTTTTGGGCAATTAATACCTATAAATAAAAGCATTGACATTCATTCCGGCTCCCACAGAAGCAAACAGTAGGATATCTCCTTTATGAATCTCTTGGTTTTTTATTTTTCCTCGTACTAATAAATCAAACAAAGTAGGTACTGTGGCTACGCTACTGTTACCTAATTCATGGATGCTCATAGGCATGATATCTTGTGGTACGGGTTTGTTGTACAACTTATAGAAACGGTCTATAATGGCCTCGTCCATTTTTTCGTTGGCTTGGTGGATAAGGATTTTTTTGACATCCTCTATTGCAACACCGCTTTTGTCTAAACAACTTTTCATTGCGGCAGGTACGGTTGTCAAAGCAAATTCATATATTTTGCGGCCGTGCATCTTTATGTACCGTGTATCGGGATCTAAATCGGTATTGTAAGATTTGCCAAAAAACAGATAATTTGCTTCGTCCATGGCATAGGTAGCACTCTCATAGGATAATAATCCAGAGGCATCCTCGGAGGCTTCTATAATAGAGGCGCCTGCTCCATCAGAGTAGATCATAGAATCTCTATCATGGTCATCTACTACTCTAGATAAAGTTTCTGAACCAATAACCAAACAGCGCTTAGCCATGCCAGATTTGATAAAAGCATTTGCTTGTAATACGCCTTCTATCCAACCTGGGCAACCAAACAAGAGGTCATAAGCTACACACTTTGGATTTTTAATTTGCAATTTTTGTTTAACCCTTGTTGCCAAACTAGGTAGCATGTCAGATTGGATGGTTCCGGATTTTACATCTCCAAAATTATGAGCAAAGATGATGTAATCAATAGTTTCGGGATCAATTTGTGCGTTGTCAATGGCTTTTTGTGCTGCAAAAAAAGCCAAATCAGAAGAAGTGTGCTCTTTTTCGGCATACCGCCTGTGTTCAATGCCTGTAATGCCTTTAAACTTATGGATTATTATTTCATTTGGACGACCAAATGGAGTTCCATCTTCGTTTAAAAACACATGATTTCCAAAATCCGTATTGCTTATTTTTCTTTCAGGAATATAGCTCGCTATTCCGGTTATTTTTATTTTCATCGAATTGTTTTCCAAAAATTTAGGCTAAGTTAAAAATAAATAAATAATTATAGGCACGATATTTAGTATGCGTGCATATAATTGTGTTAAAATGAATATTTAGCTAATTTACTGATGATTTTTTAATAAATATGATAAAAGACGAATAGTTTTGTGTTCTAATTGCCATTGCTGCTTTTTGTTTTATAAAAATGCTCCAAAAAACAAATGCCTCGGATTATTCCGAGGCATTTGGTAGTATTTAGTTGTAATTGGTTAGTCCATATACGCCTCAATAGGGGCACAACTACAAATTAAATTTCGGTCACCATAGGTTTCGTCTACACGACGTACACTTGGCCAGAATTTGTTTTCGGCCACATACTCTAATGGGTATGCTGCGGTTTCTCTAGTGTATGGCAATAGCCAAGTATCTGCTGTAAGCATTGCTAAGGTGTGCGGTGCGTTTTTTAATACGTTGTTAGGCTCTTCAGCAGTAGTTGCTTCTATTTCTTTTCGGATAGCAATCATTGCATCACAAAAACGATCTAACTCTGCTACATCCTCAGATTCGGTAGGTTCTACCATTAGGGTTCCTGCTACCGGAAAAGAAACCGTTGGTGCATGGTATCCATAATCCATTAAACGTTTGGCAATATCCGTAACTTCGATTCCTTTTGCTTTGAATGCTCTACAATCTAAGATCATCTCGTGAGCGGCTCTTCCTTTTTCTCCTGAATACAAGATTGGGTAGTGCTCCTCTAAACGGGCTTTCATGTAGTTTGCATTTAGGATCGCATATTTGGTTGCATTGGTAATTCCTTCCGAACCTAACATACAAATGTATCCATAAGAAATCAAACACACTAAAGCAGATCCGTATGGCGCTCCAGAAATTGCAGTTATGGCTTTTTCGCCACCAACCGGAATTAATGGGTTGCTAGGCAAGAACGGAACTAATTTTTCGTTCACACAAATTGGCCCAACTCCTGGTCCACCACCACCGTGAGGGATTGCAAAGGTTTTGTGTAGGTTTAAGTGACACACATCTGCTCCAATAGTTGCAGGATTGGTTAATCCTACTTGTGCGTTCATGTTAGCACCATCCATATAAACCAAACCGCCATTGTCATGGATGATTTGTGTAATTTCTCTAATAGCGCTTTCAAATACACCATGCGTAGATGGATACGTTACCATTAGGCAAGATAGTTGGTCTTTGTATTTAAGAGCTTTTTCTCTCACATCTTCAACATCAATATTACCATTTTCCATTGTTTTGGTAACAATGATTTTCATTCCAGCCATAGCTGCCGAAGCTGGGTTTGTACCGTGCGCAGAGGCAGGAATCAAACAAATGTTTCGTTGGTCATCTCCTCTAGATTGGTGGTATGCTCTAATGGTCATTAAGCCAGCATATTCTCCTTGAGCACCAGAGTTAGGTTGTAACGTAGTGCCTGCAAAACCAGTAATTACGTTTAATTGATGCTCTAATTTTTTAAGCATTTTGATGTAGCCTTGCACTTGATCAAGTGGTGCAAAAGGGTGGATAGTGTTCCAATAAGGCATGCTTAATGGCAACATTTCGGCAGCGGCATTCAGCTTCATGGTGCAAGAGCCTAGAGCAATCATAGAGTGGTTCAAAGACAAATCTTTACGCTCTAGTTTTTTGATATAACGCATCAAGCTAGTCTCGGAGTGGTATTTATTAAATACCTCATGCGTTAAAAATTCAGAGGTTCTGTTTAGGTTCTCTGGATAGTTACTATCGGAGTTGTATTGAGAAACCTCAAAGGCTTCTTTTCCTACTGCTTCCGCAAAAACGGCAATGATTTGATTGATATCTGGAGATAGAATTGTCTCGTTCAAAGAGATAGAAATCGTCTCGTTATCTATATAATAAAAGTTTATTTCTTGTTTTTCGGCAATAGCTCTTACTTTTTGAGCATCGGCTTTTACTACAATGGTATCAAAAAATGCAGTGTTGGTTTGGTAAACCCCCAATTTATTTAAAGCTTCTGCCAAAGTTACCGCAGAAGAGTGTACTTTATTTGCAATGTATTTTAACCCTTTTGGTCCGTGATAAACAGCAAACATCCCTGCCATTACAGACAACAATACTTGAGCAGTACAAATGTTTGAAGTTGCTTTTTCGCGTTTGATATGCTGCTCGCGAGTTTGTAACGCCATACGAAGCGCACGGTTTCCGTTTGCATCCTGCGAAACACCAATAATTCTACCCGGCATAGAACGTTTGTACTCTTCTTTGGTGGCAAAATAGGCAGCGTGTGGTCCACCATATCCCATAGGAATACCAAAACGCTGTGTAGTACCTACAACGACATCTGCTCCCATTTCTCCAGGAGGAGTTAATTTTACTAAAGATAAAATATCTGCAGCAACGGCTACTTTAATTTCTTTCGCATTTGCTTTTTGGATAAAGCCAGCATAATCATGCACCTGGCCATATTTTCCTGGGTATTG
Proteins encoded in this region:
- a CDS encoding MlaE family ABC transporter permease, with product MMLIRYLSQVGRYFLMLREIFIKQTKWSVMKKLIFKEIDDLIIDSLGIVAFISFFVGGVVAIQTALNLTNPLIPKYLIGFATRQSVILEFAPTFISVIMAGKMGSFITSSIGTMRVTEQIDALEVMGVNSLNYLVFPKIIALSLYPFVIGISMFLGIFGGWIAGVYGGFTSSDDFILGAQLDFIPFHITYAFIKTLIFAMLLATIPSFHGYYMKGGALEVGKASTVSFVWTSVSIILFNYILTQLLLGA
- a CDS encoding methyltransferase — protein: MYEKTFPNKRFQHTLTFLNKHVQKSERILDLGVENPFSKIMKNEGYSVQNTTGEDLDLDQSVVANTTTEVVTALEIFEHLLNPYTVLSQIKAKKLIISIPMRLWFAAAYRSKTDPWDRHYHEFEDWQLDWLLQKTGWKIIDRQKWTNPVKKVGLRPLLRYFTNRYYIVYAEKIH
- a CDS encoding glycosyltransferase translates to MNYYVVIPAHNEADLIHLTLQSLVRQTVLPKKVVVVNDHSTDTTAKVVLDFAKKHPFISLVNKQSSAIHLPGSKVIQAFQAGLDTLDDQYDIMMKADADLIFPDTYFETIIQHFKSDATIGMVGGFCYIQKNNQWILENLTDKDHIRGALKAYRKETFQQIGGLKAQMGWDTVDELLCKFYNWKVVTDPSLQVKHLKPTGANYNKSARYKQGEAFYTLGYGLAITAIASAKLSFMKKKPLLFLDYLHGFLQAKAAKKPLMVSPEQAKFIRSYRLKKMKEKLF
- a CDS encoding ABC transporter ATP-binding protein, whose protein sequence is MIEIKNIEKSFGGTKILKGISTIFETGKTNLIIGQSGSGKTVLLKSLLGIHTPESGQICFDGRVYSELEAIEKRELRTEIGMVFQGSALFDSMTVAENVAFPLRMFTNDDQAKIDERVDFVLKRVALTDAHQKLPSEISGGMQKRVAIARAIVNKPKYLFCDEPNSGLDPNTAILIDNLIKEITEEYDITTVINTHDMNSVMEIGDRILFLKNGLKAWEGTNEEIFKTDNQAVVDFVYSSNLFKKVREAYLKDELLEQKITAQ
- a CDS encoding 3-oxoacyl-ACP synthase III family protein codes for the protein MKIKITGIASYIPERKISNTDFGNHVFLNEDGTPFGRPNEIIIHKFKGITGIEHRRYAEKEHTSSDLAFFAAQKAIDNAQIDPETIDYIIFAHNFGDVKSGTIQSDMLPSLATRVKQKLQIKNPKCVAYDLLFGCPGWIEGVLQANAFIKSGMAKRCLVIGSETLSRVVDDHDRDSMIYSDGAGASIIEASEDASGLLSYESATYAMDEANYLFFGKSYNTDLDPDTRYIKMHGRKIYEFALTTVPAAMKSCLDKSGVAIEDVKKILIHQANEKMDEAIIDRFYKLYNKPVPQDIMPMSIHELGNSSVATVPTLFDLLVRGKIKNQEIHKGDILLFASVGAGMNVNAFIYRY
- the gcvP gene encoding aminomethyl-transferring glycine dehydrogenase, yielding MKTDSFALRHLGPRENDLPKMLETIGVASLDQLIQETIPADIRLKNPLDLEHIMTEYEYANHIRLLGRTNKVYKSYIGLGYHPTIVPPAIQRNIFENPGWYTAYTPYQAEIAQGRLEAILNFQTMVIELTGMEIANASLLDESTAAAEAMALLFDVRSRDQKKNNVCKFFVSEEILPQTLSVLETRSAPIGVELVIGNHQEFDFSEEFFGAILQYPGKYGQVHDYAGFIQKANAKEIKVAVAADILSLVKLTPPGEMGADVVVGTTQRFGIPMGYGGPHAAYFATKEEYKRSMPGRIIGVSQDANGNRALRMALQTREQHIKREKATSNICTAQVLLSVMAGMFAVYHGPKGLKYIANKVHSSAVTLAEALNKLGVYQTNTAFFDTIVVKADAQKVRAIAEKQEINFYYIDNETISISLNETILSPDINQIIAVFAEAVGKEAFEVSQYNSDSNYPENLNRTSEFLTHEVFNKYHSETSLMRYIKKLERKDLSLNHSMIALGSCTMKLNAAAEMLPLSMPYWNTIHPFAPLDQVQGYIKMLKKLEHQLNVITGFAGTTLQPNSGAQGEYAGLMTIRAYHQSRGDDQRNICLIPASAHGTNPASAAMAGMKIIVTKTMENGNIDVEDVREKALKYKDQLSCLMVTYPSTHGVFESAIREITQIIHDNGGLVYMDGANMNAQVGLTNPATIGADVCHLNLHKTFAIPHGGGGPGVGPICVNEKLVPFLPSNPLIPVGGEKAITAISGAPYGSALVCLISYGYICMLGSEGITNATKYAILNANYMKARLEEHYPILYSGEKGRAAHEMILDCRAFKAKGIEVTDIAKRLMDYGYHAPTVSFPVAGTLMVEPTESEDVAELDRFCDAMIAIRKEIEATTAEEPNNVLKNAPHTLAMLTADTWLLPYTRETAAYPLEYVAENKFWPSVRRVDETYGDRNLICSCAPIEAYMD
- a CDS encoding SprT-like domain-containing protein; protein product: MMETLAKYIPEHAVKPVFDLIVAHQVHLKIVNERTTRHGDYRKGRSGKHEITVNSSLNKYKFLITLLHEIAHLVAFEKFGRAIKPHGQEWKYSFQHLMVPYIRPEIFPNQLLPLLAKHFRNPTASSDTDARLSLALKQFDTQNDKNFVFEIPVHSVFRIANGKIFKKGALRVKRYECLEIGSGRLYLFNPNAEVELLPDHLKK
- a CDS encoding MepB family protein, translated to MNVPCLELKWIADVVLQGCGLPLTDLVVGLESSDYAACDFMVRDKSVKFRVAKVTPTKSGLFVAIWKRNANNSTAPLDASDVFDFYMIATKVGSLFGVFVFPRSVLLDNKIISTANSVGKRGFRVYPPWQLATNKQALRTQIWQQKCFLDLSDASALDLKLVASWLGA